A single genomic interval of Helicoverpa zea isolate HzStark_Cry1AcR chromosome 19, ilHelZeax1.1, whole genome shotgun sequence harbors:
- the LOC124639258 gene encoding max-binding protein MNT-like isoform X3, with translation MSLLDTLLEAARFIELQERRRQAEEEPKSPPVSVRMVTELPVKPRSNGVVRPTSPVPVAPPCPPVPSPVVVALEPVPAATAPPPAPLLDFAQEHSRPRTTSISHGPPPIPSPPSVSSNGSGSGCSNGSGSGGSNGSAPRAGTREVHNKLEKNRRAHLKECFELLKRQLPTTPDDKKTSNLSILGSAIRYIQVLRRKERDCEHEMERLAREKIAAQQRLSALKREISVRTTVRPRSIDAVTEDKVIEDPVNGQVLGIPPISISASPPRSIARMETSPPRTLNLSTKLRTLPIQITPTTSQVVRTSYGTRPSTLTLTTLAPAEPATQNGQTVENGVTNALSTLVHPAQIHLPISQVVGSSGLVVGSAALQLLSTSSGLRVLQAPVHTNGVTTTTVESRITKENGIISPTPVSTTADGSVVVSGLTPLVVSQPATHLLQTHTLTHKEKTCKESRVLRAPRGGPYVRPARPAGPTGPSPAGPAPPGPTLPAQPTLHAASPRHVDNSYINFLEMVETQMVKGTVAPLTVSAQYLSATTIVKPVVVVSAAGAAPRPHQPSS, from the exons AGGAGGAGCCGAAGTCGCCGCCGGTGTCGGTGCGAATGGTGACAGAGCTGCCGGTGAAGCCGCGCAGCAACGGTGTTGTCCGGCCGACGTCGCCGGTACCGGTGGCTCCCCCCTGCCCGCCCGTGCCCTCACCCGTCGTCGTTGCGCTCGAGCCGGTCCCTGCGGCCACCGCACCTCCTCCTGCGCCCCTCCTCGACTTCGCACAAGAACATTCCAGGCCGCGGACGACGAGTATCAGTCATGG GCCACCCCCCATCCCCTCCCCTCCATCGGTAAGCAGTAACGGCAGTGGCAGCGGTTGCAGCAATGGCAGCGGCAGTGGGGGCAGCAACGGCAGTGCCCCCCGAGCCGGCACGAGGGAAGTCCACAACAAACTGGAGAAGAACCGTCGAGCACACCTCAAGGAGTGCTTCGAACTCCTCAAAAGACAGCTTCCCACAACACCAGATGACAAAAAAACATCCAATCTGTCTATACTGGGCTCCGCTATTAGATATATTCAG GTTTTACGCCGTAAGGAGCGCGACTGTGAGCACGAAATGGAACGGTTGGCGCGTGAGAAGATCGCGGCGCAACAGAGGCTTTCCGCCTTGAAAAGAGAGATCTCGGTCCGAACAACTGTTCGCCCTCGAAGTATAG ATGCCGTCACCGAAGATAAAGTCATAGAAGATCCCGTGAACGGCCAAGTTTTAGGAATCCCTCCTATAAGT ATATCAGCGTCGCCGCCGCGTTCCATCGCGCGAATGGAGACGTCTCCTCCCCGCACTCTAAACCTAAGCACGAAGTTGCGTACGCTGCCTATACAAATCACTCCCACCACCTCGCAG GTTGTGCGGACATCGTACGGCACAAGGCCGAGTACGTTGACGCTCACTACGCTTGCGCCGGCAGAACCTGCTACTcaa AATGGGCAGACGGTAGAAAACGGCGTGACGAATGCCCTCAGTACTTTAGTACATCCAGCTCAAATACATCTTCCCATATCGCAG GTTGTCGGTAGCAGCGGTCTAGTAGTAGGGTCAGCGGCGCTGCAGCTGTTGTCAACTAGTAGCGGCCTGCGAGTCTTGCAGGCGCCTGTACATACCAACG GTGTAACAACAACCACCGTTGAAAGTAGGATAACTAAAGAAAACGGAATTATCTCTCCGACGCCTGTTTCCACGACTGCAG ATGGCAGCGTGGTAGTGAGCGGACTGACTCCCCTAGTTGTATCGCAACCCGCCACGCATTTGTTACAAACGCACACACTCACGCATAAG GAGAAGACGTGTAAAGAGTCCCGCGTGCTGCGGGCGCCGCGCGGGGGCCCGTACGTGCGGCCCGCGCGCCCCGCTGGGCCCACGGGCCCCTCACCCGCGGGCCCCGCGCCGCCGGGCCCCACGCTCCCGGCGCAGCCCACGCTGCACGCGGCGTCGCCGAGACACGTTGATAACTCGTATATTAATTTCCTAGAG ATGGTGGAGACGCAGATGGTGAAGGGCACGGTGGCGCCGCTGACGGTGAGCGCGCAGTACCTGAGCGCCACCACCATCGTGAAGCCCGTGGTGGTGGTGTCGGCggccggcgccgcgccgcgcccgcaccaGCCCTCCTCGTGA
- the LOC124639883 gene encoding zinc metalloproteinase nas-4-like isoform X1, whose protein sequence is MNSLLHIFFITLISRNNALPQRAGGGYYNLIDFLYDDIEENSIYGSQTIDVSSLGPEAYGLPKNESGYALANWSESSLMNPEEVGDYAEGDILMPPPQGRNGVREEVLRWPQGHIPYVIEGYFSSEQRETILRAIADYHRLTCLRFVPYNGQKDYITIQSKNTGCWSSVGRIGGRQEVNLQSPGCVSKKGTVLHELLHAVGFMHEQSRPERDDFVTVRYNNIKPGSESNFRKATKKQTNDFSVPYDYNSVMHYSEYAFSKNQQKTIEPRVGGVKLGQREGLSRGDVKKVNLMYNCKKEEPQNGWLGGVFQNWFGAKSR, encoded by the exons ATGAATTCTTTACTTCACATTttctttattactttaattagtAGAAATAATGCACTGCCGCAGCGAGCAGGCGGgggttattataatttaattgattttttatatGACGATATAGAAGAAAACAGTATTTATGGAAGTCAAACAATAGACGTGTCGAGTTTGGGACCCGAAGCTTATGGACTACCGAAGAATGAAAGCG GATACGCACTAGCGAACTGGTCAGAATCCTCCCTTATGAACCCGGAGGAGGTTGGGGACTACGCGGAGGGGGACATCCTCATGCCGCCACCGCAGGGGAGGAACGGCGTCAGGGAGGAGGTGCTGCGCTGGCCGCAGGGACACATCCCCTATGTCATTGAGGGGTATTTCA GCTCTGAGCAGCGTGAGACCATTCTGAGAGCGATAGCGGATTACCACAGACTGACCTGCCTGCGCTTCGTGCCTTACAACGGACAGAAAGACTACATCACGATACAGAGCAAAAACACCGGCTGCTGGTCTAGTGTTGGCAGAATCG GTGGTCGTCAAGAAGTGAACCTGCAGTCTCCAGGCTGCGTGTCGAAGAAGGGCACGGTGCTGCACGAGCTGCTGCACGCCGTCGGCTTCATGCACGAGCAGAGCCGCCCCGAGCGCGACGACTTCGTTACTGTGCGCTACAATAACATCAAACCTG GTTCCGAGAGCAACTTCAGGAAGGCGACCAAGAAGCAGACGAACGACTTCAGCGTGCCGTACGACTACAACAGCGTGATGCACTACTCCGAGTACGCCTTCTCCAAGAACCAGCAGAAGACCATCGAGCCCAGG GTTGGAGGCGTGAAACTTGGACAGCGTGAGGGACTAAGTCGCGGTGACGTTAAGAAAGTCAACCTTATGTACAACTGTAAGAAAGA GGAGCCACAAAACGGTTGGTTGGGAGGAGTTTTCCAGAACTGGTTCGGAGCTAAATCGCGttaa
- the LOC124639883 gene encoding zinc metalloproteinase nas-4-like isoform X2 translates to MNSLLHIFFITLISRNNALPQRAGGGYYNLIDFLYDDIEENSIYGSQTIDVSSLGPEAYGLPKNESGYALANWSESSLMNPEEVGDYAEGDILMPPPQGRNGVREEVLRWPQGHIPYVIEGYFSSEQRETILRAIADYHRLTCLRFVPYNGQKDYITIQSKNTGCWSSVGRIGGRQEVNLQSPGCVSKKGTVLHELLHAVGFMHEQSRPERDDFVTVRYNNIKPGSESNFRKATKKQTNDFSVPYDYNSVMHYSEYAFSKNQQKTIEPRVGGVKLGQREGLSRGDVKKVNLMYNCKKE, encoded by the exons ATGAATTCTTTACTTCACATTttctttattactttaattagtAGAAATAATGCACTGCCGCAGCGAGCAGGCGGgggttattataatttaattgattttttatatGACGATATAGAAGAAAACAGTATTTATGGAAGTCAAACAATAGACGTGTCGAGTTTGGGACCCGAAGCTTATGGACTACCGAAGAATGAAAGCG GATACGCACTAGCGAACTGGTCAGAATCCTCCCTTATGAACCCGGAGGAGGTTGGGGACTACGCGGAGGGGGACATCCTCATGCCGCCACCGCAGGGGAGGAACGGCGTCAGGGAGGAGGTGCTGCGCTGGCCGCAGGGACACATCCCCTATGTCATTGAGGGGTATTTCA GCTCTGAGCAGCGTGAGACCATTCTGAGAGCGATAGCGGATTACCACAGACTGACCTGCCTGCGCTTCGTGCCTTACAACGGACAGAAAGACTACATCACGATACAGAGCAAAAACACCGGCTGCTGGTCTAGTGTTGGCAGAATCG GTGGTCGTCAAGAAGTGAACCTGCAGTCTCCAGGCTGCGTGTCGAAGAAGGGCACGGTGCTGCACGAGCTGCTGCACGCCGTCGGCTTCATGCACGAGCAGAGCCGCCCCGAGCGCGACGACTTCGTTACTGTGCGCTACAATAACATCAAACCTG GTTCCGAGAGCAACTTCAGGAAGGCGACCAAGAAGCAGACGAACGACTTCAGCGTGCCGTACGACTACAACAGCGTGATGCACTACTCCGAGTACGCCTTCTCCAAGAACCAGCAGAAGACCATCGAGCCCAGG GTTGGAGGCGTGAAACTTGGACAGCGTGAGGGACTAAGTCGCGGTGACGTTAAGAAAGTCAACCTTATGTACAACTGTAAGAAAGAGTAA
- the LOC124639594 gene encoding uncharacterized protein LOC124639594 has protein sequence MSVYNISIKMTRVLLAIGLTVITFALTQSANTKTSAMPKEAMTTTTMSDQDSSIDNNADVDVIAVMNACNESYRIEMAYLESLNESGSFIDENDKTPKCFIRCVFENVGIVSEDGMQLNPARAAVIFAGQRNGKPMDDIGDMTALCAADRQETCPCDRAYKFIRCLMSMEIERYEKS, from the exons ATGTCAGTGTATAATATTTCCATCAAAATGACGAGAGTTCTACTCGCCATCGGTTTAACCGTCATAACATTTGCCTTGACGCAGTCGGCAAATACTAAAACGAGTGCAATGCCTAAGGAAGCCATGACGACGACCACTATGTCTGACCAGGATAGCAGCATTGATAATAACGCCGATGTAGATGTCATTGCTGTTATGAACGCTTGTAATGAGAGTTATCGGATTGAAATGG CTTACTTGGAATCTCTAAATGAAAGTGGCAGTTTCATAGACGAAAATGATAAAACGCCTAAG TGTTTCATCCGTTGCGTCTTCGAGAACGTTGGGATAGTATCAGAAGACGGTATGCAGTTGAACCCAGCGAGGGCAGCCGTCATATTCGCGGGACAACGGAATGGCAAGCCCATGGACGATATTGGAGACATGACTGCTCTCTGCGCGGCTGATCGAC AGGAAACCTGCCCCTGCGACAGAGCCTATAAGTTCATCAGATGTTTGATGTCGATGGAGATAGAGAGATATGAGAAGTCCTAA